A single Thermaerobacter sp. FW80 DNA region contains:
- a CDS encoding alanine racemase encodes MDHRGAADAAIGTAGSWPAELVAALARARIEVDLDVLAANLAAVRRFVRPGTRILAVVKGDAYGLGAELAARALVTAGADGIGTDTLESALRLRRAGIPGPILVFQPVEGALAPHWVQAGLTATVHDMASLRALARAVEAVGAAADVGPGPDAAGAAARARPIPDAAVGAASWAEGPGTPRPGAAVEPAPAGPRAVESLPTVDAPGASPGTGSCPVCPVHLEVDMGFGRGGFRPGEVAAALAAARDLPGVRIEGLYTHLPTAVRPRLALRLLERFLRLVEELERAGLRPPVVHCAESHLLVLAPDAQLDLVRVGNLLYGYAPRAARRAGLDVRRPSRLLVRVRSVHPCGALAPGYRGAWARRGAPVAVLPVGLADGLRPGREPRFWHDRLLVLGRRLLDALGRGRLAGLAGLPPGPRLRVHGREVPLRGEFMMNHCLVDASGLDLQPGSEVELVVGRLTAPAHLPVVYRRGGCPVAVAWPGRQVLDVAPGGWGGSGGTQPSAVAASSPTPAAPADAALGPPALPGCGRDPDGWERERMG; translated from the coding sequence GTGGACCACCGTGGGGCAGCGGACGCCGCCATCGGGACGGCCGGTTCCTGGCCCGCCGAACTCGTCGCCGCCCTCGCCCGGGCACGCATCGAGGTCGACCTCGACGTCCTGGCGGCGAATCTGGCGGCGGTGCGCCGGTTCGTCCGACCGGGAACCCGGATCCTGGCCGTGGTCAAGGGCGACGCCTACGGGCTGGGGGCGGAGCTGGCGGCCCGTGCCCTGGTGACCGCCGGCGCCGACGGGATTGGCACCGACACCCTCGAGAGCGCCCTGCGCCTGCGACGGGCCGGGATCCCCGGGCCGATCCTGGTGTTCCAACCCGTCGAGGGCGCCCTCGCCCCCCATTGGGTGCAGGCGGGCCTGACCGCCACCGTCCACGACATGGCCTCCCTTCGGGCCCTGGCACGCGCGGTGGAGGCGGTGGGCGCGGCGGCGGACGTCGGTCCGGGGCCGGATGCCGCCGGTGCGGCCGCCAGGGCTCGGCCGATCCCGGACGCCGCCGTCGGGGCGGCCTCGTGGGCCGAGGGGCCGGGCACGCCGCGGCCGGGGGCGGCGGTGGAGCCGGCGCCGGCGGGTCCGCGGGCCGTCGAGAGCCTGCCGACCGTCGATGCCCCGGGAGCGAGCCCGGGGACCGGGTCCTGCCCCGTGTGCCCCGTCCACCTCGAGGTCGACATGGGCTTCGGCCGGGGCGGCTTCCGCCCCGGCGAGGTGGCGGCGGCGCTGGCGGCCGCCCGCGACCTGCCCGGGGTCCGGATCGAGGGGCTCTACACCCACCTGCCCACCGCCGTGCGGCCGCGCCTGGCGCTGCGCCTGCTGGAGCGGTTCCTGCGCCTCGTGGAGGAGCTGGAGCGGGCGGGCTTGCGACCGCCGGTGGTCCACTGCGCCGAGAGCCACCTGCTGGTCCTGGCCCCCGACGCCCAGCTCGACCTGGTACGGGTCGGCAACCTGCTCTACGGTTACGCCCCCCGGGCGGCGCGGCGGGCGGGCCTGGACGTCCGTCGGCCCTCGCGGCTGCTGGTGCGGGTCCGCTCCGTGCACCCCTGCGGGGCGCTGGCTCCGGGGTACCGCGGCGCCTGGGCACGCCGCGGCGCGCCGGTGGCGGTCCTGCCCGTCGGCCTGGCCGACGGCTTGCGCCCGGGGCGCGAGCCCCGATTCTGGCACGACCGCCTGTTGGTGCTGGGCCGGCGGCTGCTGGACGCCCTGGGGCGCGGGCGGCTGGCGGGGCTGGCCGGCCTGCCGCCAGGACCGCGGCTGCGCGTGCACGGGCGGGAGGTGCCCCTGCGGGGCGAGTTCATGATGAACCACTGCCTGGTCGACGCGTCGGGGCTCGACCTCCAGCCCGGCAGCGAGGTGGAGCTGGTGGTCGGGCGGTTGACCGCGCCCGCCCACCTGCCCGTGGTGTACCGGCGGGGCGGGTGCCCGGTGGCCGTCGCATGGCCCGGACGACAGGTGCTGGACGTGGCTCCGGGAGGCTGGGGCGGAAGCGGAGGGACCCAGCCGTCCGCGGTGGCGGCATCGTCCCCGACCCCCGCGGCGCCGGCCGACGCAGCCCTCGGTCCGCCTGCCCTCCCGGGTTGCGGCCGCGATCCCGACGGTTGGGAGAGGGAGAGGATGGGATGA
- a CDS encoding carboxypeptidase M32, which yields MADIDASAGAVAGEGTRVAGDPGNGSRIVPPDAPPAYHRLLERLGQVSDLRATTSLLHWDEEVNMPPGGAAARAEQKATLSRLAHQAFTAPEVGEWLDELAPWAAQLDPESDAAALLRVTRREYDRSRRVPPDLVAELARASSQGYQAWVEARAQRRFAPFAPALARLIELRRQMADALGYAEERYDALLEEHEPGMRTRQVRELFARLKAGLLPLVQAIAERQDRVRDDFLRGDFPEADQWALTLEALRAIGFDFRRGRQDRSIHPFTAGLSPGDVRLTTRVDPTVFGPALFSSLHEGGHGLYEQGLPTAWQRTPLADGASSAVHESQSRLWENVIGRSREFWIFFFPKVQARFPHQLAGVDAEAMYRAVNRSRPSLIRVDADEVTYNLHIMLRFELELALLDGDLPVDELPAAWREKTRAYLGLEPADDGEGVLQDIHWSWGGFGYFPSYALGNLIALQLWEAALRDEPALPEQIARGDLGGVLRWMRAHVHRHGARYEPLELVRRATGSELGEEAFLRYVRRKYGELYGL from the coding sequence GTGGCCGACATCGACGCCAGTGCCGGAGCGGTGGCGGGGGAGGGGACACGGGTCGCCGGCGACCCGGGGAACGGGTCGCGCATCGTCCCGCCCGATGCCCCGCCGGCCTACCACCGCCTGCTGGAGCGGCTCGGACAGGTCAGCGACCTGCGCGCCACGACCTCCCTGCTCCATTGGGACGAGGAGGTCAACATGCCACCGGGCGGGGCGGCCGCCCGGGCCGAGCAGAAGGCCACCCTGAGCCGCCTGGCCCACCAGGCCTTCACCGCCCCCGAGGTGGGGGAGTGGCTCGACGAGCTGGCCCCGTGGGCGGCGCAGCTGGACCCCGAGAGCGACGCCGCGGCGCTGCTGCGCGTCACCCGCCGCGAGTACGACCGGTCCCGCCGCGTCCCGCCCGACCTGGTGGCCGAGCTGGCCCGGGCGTCGTCCCAGGGGTACCAGGCCTGGGTGGAGGCCCGCGCCCAGCGGCGCTTCGCACCCTTCGCCCCGGCGCTGGCCCGCCTGATCGAGCTCCGGCGGCAGATGGCCGATGCCCTGGGCTATGCGGAGGAGCGTTACGATGCGCTGCTCGAGGAGCACGAGCCCGGCATGCGCACCCGGCAGGTGCGGGAGCTCTTCGCCCGCCTGAAGGCGGGCCTGCTTCCCCTGGTCCAGGCCATCGCCGAGCGCCAGGACCGGGTGCGGGACGACTTCCTGCGCGGCGACTTCCCCGAGGCGGACCAGTGGGCGTTGACCCTGGAGGCGCTGCGGGCCATCGGCTTCGACTTCCGCCGCGGACGCCAGGACCGCTCCATCCACCCGTTCACCGCCGGTCTCTCGCCGGGCGACGTCCGGCTGACCACGCGGGTCGACCCGACCGTCTTCGGTCCGGCCCTGTTCAGCAGCCTGCACGAGGGGGGCCACGGCCTGTACGAACAGGGCCTCCCCACGGCCTGGCAACGGACGCCCCTGGCCGACGGCGCCTCGTCGGCGGTGCACGAGTCCCAGAGCCGCCTGTGGGAGAACGTGATCGGCCGGTCCCGGGAGTTCTGGATCTTCTTCTTCCCCAAGGTCCAGGCGCGGTTCCCGCACCAGCTGGCGGGGGTCGACGCGGAGGCGATGTACCGGGCGGTCAACCGCTCCCGCCCCTCGCTGATCCGGGTCGACGCCGACGAGGTGACCTACAACCTCCACATCATGCTGCGCTTCGAGCTGGAGCTGGCCCTGCTGGACGGGGACCTGCCCGTGGACGAGCTGCCCGCCGCCTGGCGGGAGAAGACCCGCGCCTACCTCGGCCTCGAGCCCGCCGACGACGGGGAGGGCGTGCTGCAGGACATCCACTGGTCCTGGGGCGGCTTCGGCTACTTCCCGAGCTACGCCCTGGGCAACCTGATCGCCCTGCAGCTCTGGGAGGCGGCCTTGCGGGACGAACCGGCCCTGCCCGAGCAGATCGCCCGGGGCGATCTGGGCGGCGTCTTGCGTTGGATGCGGGCGCACGTCCATCGCCACGGCGCCCGCTACGAGCCGCTGGAGCTGGTGCGGCGGGCCACGGGGAGCGAGCTCGGCGAGGAAGCCTTCCTGCGCTACGTGCGGCGGAAGTACGGGGAGCTCTACGGGCTGTGA
- a CDS encoding MTH1187 family thiamine-binding protein, translating to MAIVAVSIAPVGEGVSVSPWVARALEVLAAQDRVRYQVGPMFTTLEGDLDEILALIRQMHEAMFAAGAQRVSTVIKIDDRRDRPQTMEEKVAAVERQLAARGGSGGRASAKGGASAGPSAGDGDRSAGGRRS from the coding sequence GTGGCCATCGTCGCCGTCAGCATCGCCCCGGTGGGGGAGGGGGTAAGCGTCAGCCCGTGGGTGGCGCGGGCCCTCGAGGTGCTGGCCGCCCAGGACCGGGTTCGCTATCAGGTCGGACCCATGTTCACTACCCTGGAGGGCGATCTGGACGAGATCCTCGCCTTGATCCGCCAGATGCACGAGGCGATGTTCGCCGCCGGAGCCCAACGGGTGTCCACCGTGATCAAGATCGACGACCGCCGCGACCGTCCCCAGACCATGGAGGAGAAGGTGGCCGCCGTGGAACGGCAGCTGGCGGCCCGCGGGGGCTCGGGGGGCAGGGCGAGCGCGAAGGGCGGGGCCTCCGCCGGCCCGTCGGCGGGGGATGGCGACCGGTCGGCCGGAGGCCGGCGGTCATGA